The following proteins come from a genomic window of Larimichthys crocea isolate SSNF chromosome III, L_crocea_2.0, whole genome shotgun sequence:
- the fkbp15b gene encoding FK506-binding protein 15 isoform X4, which produces MFAGDDEDGDFLSPTGGAKLASLFGLDQETSQGNESFQYTAPKQPKKSSNTAPASQKAAPPPGAPAVLLATAVQAFRYINGQYVKQGKLGAAVLGNHTTKEYKLLLYLSQQKQVTAAKIHVGFVFTVQPNNYCTFYDDQRQNWSLMFESEKASSDFCKEVCLAKANSAASLDTVVIQDLNLGEGQAVENGDSLEVVYTGWLLQNHAIGQMFDSNQNKDKLLRLKVGAGKVIKGWEEGMLGMKKAGSRLIVIPPNLAYGSKGVPNRVPSNSTLIFEAELRRVKFSKDSGSDRASVCSSSRDSAAPSPAPSPATSVENLTPEPPVQTVASGPGIPGEPPLRAKSNSLSEQLANPDATKAKLISRMAKMGQPMLPFLTGVASQPESSDSELEDTSGSRAKDQPAAPSPVQISTAAPASAHAHPHPHTAPPSALVPVMTSVAPQPGLPGSSHAFQPYPYTQTSVAPTQLQPVGQVYPAQTVPYVGSSDVTSFLMTEARQHNTEIRLSVGKVADKVDQLASKIDDLQRQGSLSMGVSSMSMETSMIMHNIQRIVQENECLKKEVFEKSSRIEEQNRKIGELIDQNQRHMEQSNLLLEKRNDSLKSSSEQNQARLLQAEQDKHALPQDLGSGQVRLTEDLASSTARLSQLQLEASVHQQKAMELQNKLSSALQDSESHSQRIAAQETQLEELKEAAERTQAQYRSEKQRRKEMELRVNNMEEELQDLKTDKERLERTLLERKKKWQAERQRRDEEVEELRKSSQQELDNVRAQLRKARTSTDNAASEQLSQLQAELEVEWKGKCEQMLASAKEQHSRELAELTEQRDALQDKQTQLQEKFTVLKQARDLEEQSSLQHSRQTEELQALQEKYTALERQGAANREKLEGRVAELEKKLAEQEGPGDTAAEVKRVMNGVFHSLRGEFDLSESYSGQAVLGVIVTTIKNVTLQLLSGTDGSSLRPIKKEEEEEEEEEEEEESDVKQTEETPHQNVHVNGEREVKEEEEHVAESDSPQVCDTQEDQEVAAEKEKEKEKEKEKETETETVAASETQSQVDVVAASNLHLDSSAESKPQETVAESEAQQEQAVPVPETSTEERDTNKSADPDDEAGDSSQPQDGREETVIERKAAVSSEVDKESVDNGEQVGEVNAASQKAFGPPANPPPPPHAVQNSSREDTSLTGGMGVENGEEPFFQNTSPAKPPAAPSEEEEEDELSLKGHPPPAPLFGDDEDDDDLDWLS; this is translated from the exons ATGTTCGCCGGAGACGATGAGGACGGAGACTTCTTGTCTCCGACTGGAGG GGCCAAGTTGGCCTCCCTGTTTGGACTAGACCAGGAAACCAGTCAGGGAAACGAGTCGTTCCAGTACACAGCACCCAAACAGCCCAAAAAGAGCTCCAATACAG CACCAGCCTCCCAGAAAGCAGCTCCACCACCGGGTGCTCCTGCAGTGTTATTGGCCACAGCAGTCCAAGCCTTCAGATA tattaacGGACAGTATGTGAAGCAGGGCAAGCTGGGAGCTGCTGTACTGGGCAACCACACAACAAAAGAG TACAAGCTACTTCTGTACTTGAGCCAGCAGAAACAAGTGACCGCTGCCAAGATTCACGTGGGCTTTGTTTTCACG GTACAGCCAAACAACTACTGCACTTTTTATGACGACCAGAGGCAGAACTGGTCCCTGATGTTTGAATCAGAGAAAGCCTCATCAGACTTCTGCAAAGAG GTATGTTTAGCGAAAGCGAACAGCGCGGCCTCCTTGGATACTGTGGTGATTCAGGATCTGAATCTCGGTGAGGGCCAGGCGGTGGAGAATGGAGACTCTCTGGAGGTGGTGTACACAGGCTGGCTCCTGCAGAACCACGCCATCGGACAG ATGTTTGACTCGAACCAGAACAAGGACAAGCTGCTACGACTAAAGGTCGGAGCTGGAAAAGTGATCAAA GGCTGGGAGGAGGGGATGCTGGGGATGAAGAAGGCAGGCAGTCGACTCATTGTCATCCCACCCAACCTAGCTTATGGATCCAAGGGAGTCCCCAACCGTGTCCCGTCCAACAGCACTCTTATTTTTGAAGCAGAGCTTCGACGG GTGAAGTTTTCCAAGGACTCCGGGTCTGATCGGGCCAGTGtctgctccagctccagagaCTCGGCTGCTCCCTCCCCTGCTCCTTCCCCGGCTACCAGTGTGGAGAATCTGACCCCAGAGCCCCCAGTACAGACGGTCGCCTCGGGTCCAGGCATACCAGG ggAGCCACCACTCCGTGCAAAGTCAAACTCACTCAGCGAACAGCTCGCA AATCCGGACGCCACAAAAGCCAAACTGATCTCTCGCATGGCAAAGATGGGTCAGCCCATGCTGCCCTTTCTGACAGGAGTGGCCAGTCAGCCTGAATCCAGTGACTCTGAGCTTGAG GACACGAGTGGCAGCAGAGCGAAGGATCAGCCTGCGGCTCCGTCTCCAGTGCAGATATCCACTGCTGCTCCGGCTTCAGCACACG cacatcctcatcctcacacaGCTCCACCTTCTGCCTTAGTTCCTGTTATGACCTCTGTAGCTCCACAGCCTGGGCTGCCAGGCAGCAGCCATGCCTTTCAG cCTTACCCCTACACACAGACCTCTGTGGCTCCAACTCAGCTGCAGCCTGTTGGCCAGGTCTACCCTGCACAGACTGTCCCGTACGTGG GCTCCAGTGATGTGACTTCCTTCTTGATGACTGAGGCccgacaacacaacacagagattCGGTTATCTGTTggaaaagtagctgataaagTGGATCAACTGGCCTCAAAG atagATGACCTTCAAAGGCAGGGAAGTCTTTCCATGGGCGTGTCGAGTATGTCGATGGAAACCTCCATGATCATGCACAACATCCAAAGAATCGTCCAG gaaaatgaatgtttaaaaaaagaagtgtttgAGAAGAGCTCTCGTATTGAGGAGCAAAACCGTAAGATCGGGGAGCTTATCGACCAAAACCAGAG GCACATGGAGCAGAGTAATCTGCTGCTGGAAAAGAGGAACGACTCCCTCAAGTCCTCCAGTGAACAGAACCAGGCCAGACTACTGCAGGCTGAGCAGGACAAG CATGCACTGCCTCAGGACCTGGGCTCCGGCCAG GTTCGTCTGACGGAGGATCTGGCTTCGTCCACGGCCCGGCTGTCTCAGCTGCAGCTAGAAGCTTCAGTTCACCAGCAGAAGGCCATGGAGCTGCAGAATAAACTGAGCTCAGCACTGCAGGACAGTGAGAGTCACAGTCAACGCATTGCTGCCCAGGAAACACAGCTCGAAG agctgaaggaggcagcagagagaacaCAGGCTCAGTACCgctcagagaaacaaagacgCAAAGAGATGGAGCTGAGGGTCAACAACATGGAGGAGGAACTGCAGGACCTAAAGACTGATAAAGAGCGCCTAGAACGG ACACTTTtggaaaggaagaagaagtggCAGGCTGAGCGTCAGCGTCGGGATGAAGAGGTAGAGGAGCTCCGCAAGAGCAGCCAGCAGGAGCTGGACAACGTCCGAGCTCAACTTCGGAAGGCCAGGACCAGCACTGACAACGCAGCATCTGAGCAG ctgTCTCAGCTGCAGGCGGAGCTGGAGGTGGAGTGGAAGGGGAAGTGTGAGCAGATGTTGGCCTCTGCCAaagagcagcacagcagagagctgGCTGAActaacagagcagagagacgctCTGCAGGACAAACAAACCCAGCTACAGGAAAAG TTTACGGTTCTAAAGCAGGCGAGAGATTTAGAGGAACAGAGTTCACTtcaacacagcagacagactgaagaactGCAGGCCCTTCAGGAAAAA TACACAGCCTTAGAGCGGCAAGGAGCAGCTAACAGGGAGAAGTTGGAAGGAAGAGTGGCTGAACTGGAGAAGAAACTGGCAGAGCAGGAGGGTCCAGGAGACACTGCAGCAGAG GTGAAGCGTGTGATGAACGGAGTGTTTCATTCTCTGCGAGGGGAGTTTGACCTGAGTGAATCTTACAGTGGTCAGGCTGTGCTCGGGGTGATTGTCACAACCATTAAG aatgtAACCCTGCAGCTGCTCAGTGGCACAGACGGATCTTCACTGAGGCCCAttaagaaagaagaggaggaggaggaggaggaggaagaggaagaagaaagtgatgtgaaacaaacagaggagacaCCTCATCAGAATGTACAtgtgaatggagagagagaagtcaaagaggaagaagaacatgTGGCTGAATCAGATTCTCCCCAAGTTTGTGACACCCAGGAGGATCAGGAAGtagcagcagagaaggagaaggagaaggagaaggagaag gagaaggagacggaGACGGAGACAGTAGCAGCGTCAGAGACACAAAGCCAGGTGGACGTGGTAGCGGCCTCTAATCTCCACCTAGATTCATCCGCTGAATCGAAACCTCAAGAGACAGTAGCAGAGTCTGAAGCACAGCAGGAGCAGGCAGTTCCTGTTCCTGAAACCTCTACAGAGGAAAGAGATACCAACAAGTCAGCAGATCCAGATGATGAAGCTGGTGACAGTTCACAACCACAGGATGGAAGAGAGGAAACTGTGATAGAAAGAAAGGCTGCTGTAAGCAGTGAGGTGGACAAGGAGAGTGTAGACAATGGAGAGCAGGTTGGAGAAGTGAATGCTGCTTCTCAGAAAGCCTTTGGACCCCCAGCAAACCCACCTCCACCACCGCATGCAGTTCAGAACAGCTCAAGAGAGGACACGAG TCTGACTGGGGGAATGGGTGTGGAAAATGGAGAGGAGCCATTTTTCCAGAACACAAGTCCCGCCAAACCCCCCGCAGCACCcagcgaggaggaagaggaggatgagctG AGCTTGAAGGGGCACCCCCCTCCTGCCCCTCTGTTTGGTGACGACGAGGACGATGACGATCTGGACTGGCTGAGCTGA
- the fkbp15b gene encoding FK506-binding protein 15 isoform X2, translated as MFAGDDEDGDFLSPTGGAKLASLFGLDQETSQGNESFQYTAPKQPKKSSNTAPASQKAAPPPGAPAVLLATAVQAFRYINGQYVKQGKLGAAVLGNHTTKEYKLLLYLSQQKQVTAAKIHVGFVFTVQPNNYCTFYDDQRQNWSLMFESEKASSDFCKEVCLAKANSAASLDTVVIQDLNLGEGQAVENGDSLEVVYTGWLLQNHAIGQMFDSNQNKDKLLRLKVGAGKVIKGWEEGMLGMKKAGSRLIVIPPNLAYGSKGVPNRVPSNSTLIFEAELRRVKFSKDSGSDRASVCSSSRDSAAPSPAPSPATSVENLTPEPPVQTVASGPGIPGEPPLRAKSNSLSEQLANPDATKAKLISRMAKMGQPMLPFLTGVASQPESSDSELEDTSGSRAKDQPAAPSPVQISTAAPASAHAPPSALVPVMTSVAPQPGLPGSSHAFQPYPYTQTSVAPTQLQPVGQVYPAQTVPYVGSSDVTSFLMTEARQHNTEIRLSVGKVADKVDQLASKIDDLQRQGSLSMGVSSMSMETSMIMHNIQRIVQENECLKKEVFEKSSRIEEQNRKIGELIDQNQRHMEQSNLLLEKRNDSLKSSSEQNQARLLQAEQDKHALPQDLGSGQVRLTEDLASSTARLSQLQLEASVHQQKAMELQNKLSSALQDSESHSQRIAAQETQLEELKEAAERTQAQYRSEKQRRKEMELRVNNMEEELQDLKTDKERLERTLLERKKKWQAERQRRDEEVEELRKSSQQELDNVRAQLRKARTSTDNAASEQLSQLQAELEVEWKGKCEQMLASAKEQHSRELAELTEQRDALQDKQTQLQEKFTVLKQARDLEEQSSLQHSRQTEELQALQEKYTALERQGAANREKLEGRVAELEKKLAEQEGPGDTAAEVKRVMNGVFHSLRGEFDLSESYSGQAVLGVIVTTIKNVTLQLLSGTDGSSLRPIKKEEEEEEEEEEEEESDVKQTEETPHQNVHVNGEREVKEEEEHVAESDSPQVCDTQEDQEVAAEKEKEKEKEKETETEKETEKETEKEKETETETVAASETQSQVDVVAASNLHLDSSAESKPQETVAESEAQQEQAVPVPETSTEERDTNKSADPDDEAGDSSQPQDGREETVIERKAAVSSEVDKESVDNGEQVGEVNAASQKAFGPPANPPPPPHAVQNSSREDTSLTGGMGVENGEEPFFQNTSPAKPPAAPSEEEEEDELSLKGHPPPAPLFGDDEDDDDLDWLS; from the exons ATGTTCGCCGGAGACGATGAGGACGGAGACTTCTTGTCTCCGACTGGAGG GGCCAAGTTGGCCTCCCTGTTTGGACTAGACCAGGAAACCAGTCAGGGAAACGAGTCGTTCCAGTACACAGCACCCAAACAGCCCAAAAAGAGCTCCAATACAG CACCAGCCTCCCAGAAAGCAGCTCCACCACCGGGTGCTCCTGCAGTGTTATTGGCCACAGCAGTCCAAGCCTTCAGATA tattaacGGACAGTATGTGAAGCAGGGCAAGCTGGGAGCTGCTGTACTGGGCAACCACACAACAAAAGAG TACAAGCTACTTCTGTACTTGAGCCAGCAGAAACAAGTGACCGCTGCCAAGATTCACGTGGGCTTTGTTTTCACG GTACAGCCAAACAACTACTGCACTTTTTATGACGACCAGAGGCAGAACTGGTCCCTGATGTTTGAATCAGAGAAAGCCTCATCAGACTTCTGCAAAGAG GTATGTTTAGCGAAAGCGAACAGCGCGGCCTCCTTGGATACTGTGGTGATTCAGGATCTGAATCTCGGTGAGGGCCAGGCGGTGGAGAATGGAGACTCTCTGGAGGTGGTGTACACAGGCTGGCTCCTGCAGAACCACGCCATCGGACAG ATGTTTGACTCGAACCAGAACAAGGACAAGCTGCTACGACTAAAGGTCGGAGCTGGAAAAGTGATCAAA GGCTGGGAGGAGGGGATGCTGGGGATGAAGAAGGCAGGCAGTCGACTCATTGTCATCCCACCCAACCTAGCTTATGGATCCAAGGGAGTCCCCAACCGTGTCCCGTCCAACAGCACTCTTATTTTTGAAGCAGAGCTTCGACGG GTGAAGTTTTCCAAGGACTCCGGGTCTGATCGGGCCAGTGtctgctccagctccagagaCTCGGCTGCTCCCTCCCCTGCTCCTTCCCCGGCTACCAGTGTGGAGAATCTGACCCCAGAGCCCCCAGTACAGACGGTCGCCTCGGGTCCAGGCATACCAGG ggAGCCACCACTCCGTGCAAAGTCAAACTCACTCAGCGAACAGCTCGCA AATCCGGACGCCACAAAAGCCAAACTGATCTCTCGCATGGCAAAGATGGGTCAGCCCATGCTGCCCTTTCTGACAGGAGTGGCCAGTCAGCCTGAATCCAGTGACTCTGAGCTTGAG GACACGAGTGGCAGCAGAGCGAAGGATCAGCCTGCGGCTCCGTCTCCAGTGCAGATATCCACTGCTGCTCCGGCTTCAGCACACG CTCCACCTTCTGCCTTAGTTCCTGTTATGACCTCTGTAGCTCCACAGCCTGGGCTGCCAGGCAGCAGCCATGCCTTTCAG cCTTACCCCTACACACAGACCTCTGTGGCTCCAACTCAGCTGCAGCCTGTTGGCCAGGTCTACCCTGCACAGACTGTCCCGTACGTGG GCTCCAGTGATGTGACTTCCTTCTTGATGACTGAGGCccgacaacacaacacagagattCGGTTATCTGTTggaaaagtagctgataaagTGGATCAACTGGCCTCAAAG atagATGACCTTCAAAGGCAGGGAAGTCTTTCCATGGGCGTGTCGAGTATGTCGATGGAAACCTCCATGATCATGCACAACATCCAAAGAATCGTCCAG gaaaatgaatgtttaaaaaaagaagtgtttgAGAAGAGCTCTCGTATTGAGGAGCAAAACCGTAAGATCGGGGAGCTTATCGACCAAAACCAGAG GCACATGGAGCAGAGTAATCTGCTGCTGGAAAAGAGGAACGACTCCCTCAAGTCCTCCAGTGAACAGAACCAGGCCAGACTACTGCAGGCTGAGCAGGACAAG CATGCACTGCCTCAGGACCTGGGCTCCGGCCAG GTTCGTCTGACGGAGGATCTGGCTTCGTCCACGGCCCGGCTGTCTCAGCTGCAGCTAGAAGCTTCAGTTCACCAGCAGAAGGCCATGGAGCTGCAGAATAAACTGAGCTCAGCACTGCAGGACAGTGAGAGTCACAGTCAACGCATTGCTGCCCAGGAAACACAGCTCGAAG agctgaaggaggcagcagagagaacaCAGGCTCAGTACCgctcagagaaacaaagacgCAAAGAGATGGAGCTGAGGGTCAACAACATGGAGGAGGAACTGCAGGACCTAAAGACTGATAAAGAGCGCCTAGAACGG ACACTTTtggaaaggaagaagaagtggCAGGCTGAGCGTCAGCGTCGGGATGAAGAGGTAGAGGAGCTCCGCAAGAGCAGCCAGCAGGAGCTGGACAACGTCCGAGCTCAACTTCGGAAGGCCAGGACCAGCACTGACAACGCAGCATCTGAGCAG ctgTCTCAGCTGCAGGCGGAGCTGGAGGTGGAGTGGAAGGGGAAGTGTGAGCAGATGTTGGCCTCTGCCAaagagcagcacagcagagagctgGCTGAActaacagagcagagagacgctCTGCAGGACAAACAAACCCAGCTACAGGAAAAG TTTACGGTTCTAAAGCAGGCGAGAGATTTAGAGGAACAGAGTTCACTtcaacacagcagacagactgaagaactGCAGGCCCTTCAGGAAAAA TACACAGCCTTAGAGCGGCAAGGAGCAGCTAACAGGGAGAAGTTGGAAGGAAGAGTGGCTGAACTGGAGAAGAAACTGGCAGAGCAGGAGGGTCCAGGAGACACTGCAGCAGAG GTGAAGCGTGTGATGAACGGAGTGTTTCATTCTCTGCGAGGGGAGTTTGACCTGAGTGAATCTTACAGTGGTCAGGCTGTGCTCGGGGTGATTGTCACAACCATTAAG aatgtAACCCTGCAGCTGCTCAGTGGCACAGACGGATCTTCACTGAGGCCCAttaagaaagaagaggaggaggaggaggaggaggaagaggaagaagaaagtgatgtgaaacaaacagaggagacaCCTCATCAGAATGTACAtgtgaatggagagagagaagtcaaagaggaagaagaacatgTGGCTGAATCAGATTCTCCCCAAGTTTGTGACACCCAGGAGGATCAGGAAGtagcagcagagaaggagaaggagaaggagaaggagaaggagacggagacggagaaggagacggagaaggagacggagaaggagaaggagacggaGACGGAGACAGTAGCAGCGTCAGAGACACAAAGCCAGGTGGACGTGGTAGCGGCCTCTAATCTCCACCTAGATTCATCCGCTGAATCGAAACCTCAAGAGACAGTAGCAGAGTCTGAAGCACAGCAGGAGCAGGCAGTTCCTGTTCCTGAAACCTCTACAGAGGAAAGAGATACCAACAAGTCAGCAGATCCAGATGATGAAGCTGGTGACAGTTCACAACCACAGGATGGAAGAGAGGAAACTGTGATAGAAAGAAAGGCTGCTGTAAGCAGTGAGGTGGACAAGGAGAGTGTAGACAATGGAGAGCAGGTTGGAGAAGTGAATGCTGCTTCTCAGAAAGCCTTTGGACCCCCAGCAAACCCACCTCCACCACCGCATGCAGTTCAGAACAGCTCAAGAGAGGACACGAG TCTGACTGGGGGAATGGGTGTGGAAAATGGAGAGGAGCCATTTTTCCAGAACACAAGTCCCGCCAAACCCCCCGCAGCACCcagcgaggaggaagaggaggatgagctG AGCTTGAAGGGGCACCCCCCTCCTGCCCCTCTGTTTGGTGACGACGAGGACGATGACGATCTGGACTGGCTGAGCTGA
- the fkbp15b gene encoding FK506-binding protein 15 isoform X3, with protein MFAGDDEDGDFLSPTGGAKLASLFGLDQETSQGNESFQYTAPKQPKKSSNTAPASQKAAPPPGAPAVLLATAVQAFRYINGQYVKQGKLGAAVLGNHTTKEYKLLLYLSQQKQVTAAKIHVGFVFTVQPNNYCTFYDDQRQNWSLMFESEKASSDFCKEVCLAKANSAASLDTVVIQDLNLGEGQAVENGDSLEVVYTGWLLQNHAIGQMFDSNQNKDKLLRLKVGAGKVIKGWEEGMLGMKKAGSRLIVIPPNLAYGSKGVPNRVPSNSTLIFEAELRRVKFSKDSGSDRASVCSSSRDSAAPSPAPSPATSVENLTPEPPVQTVASGPGIPGEPPLRAKSNSLSEQLANPDATKAKLISRMAKMGQPMLPFLTGVASQPESSDSELEDTSGSRAKDQPAAPSPVQISTAAPASAHAHPHPHTAPPSALVPVMTSVAPQPGLPGSSHAFQPYPYTQTSVAPTQLQPVGQVYPAQTVPYVGSSDVTSFLMTEARQHNTEIRLSVGKVADKVDQLASKIDDLQRQGSLSMGVSSMSMETSMIMHNIQRIVQENECLKKEVFEKSSRIEEQNRKIGELIDQNQRHMEQSNLLLEKRNDSLKSSSEQNQARLLQAEQDKVRLTEDLASSTARLSQLQLEASVHQQKAMELQNKLSSALQDSESHSQRIAAQETQLEELKEAAERTQAQYRSEKQRRKEMELRVNNMEEELQDLKTDKERLERTLLERKKKWQAERQRRDEEVEELRKSSQQELDNVRAQLRKARTSTDNAASEQLSQLQAELEVEWKGKCEQMLASAKEQHSRELAELTEQRDALQDKQTQLQEKFTVLKQARDLEEQSSLQHSRQTEELQALQEKYTALERQGAANREKLEGRVAELEKKLAEQEGPGDTAAEVKRVMNGVFHSLRGEFDLSESYSGQAVLGVIVTTIKNVTLQLLSGTDGSSLRPIKKEEEEEEEEEEEEESDVKQTEETPHQNVHVNGEREVKEEEEHVAESDSPQVCDTQEDQEVAAEKEKEKEKEKETETEKETEKETEKEKETETETVAASETQSQVDVVAASNLHLDSSAESKPQETVAESEAQQEQAVPVPETSTEERDTNKSADPDDEAGDSSQPQDGREETVIERKAAVSSEVDKESVDNGEQVGEVNAASQKAFGPPANPPPPPHAVQNSSREDTSLTGGMGVENGEEPFFQNTSPAKPPAAPSEEEEEDELSLKGHPPPAPLFGDDEDDDDLDWLS; from the exons ATGTTCGCCGGAGACGATGAGGACGGAGACTTCTTGTCTCCGACTGGAGG GGCCAAGTTGGCCTCCCTGTTTGGACTAGACCAGGAAACCAGTCAGGGAAACGAGTCGTTCCAGTACACAGCACCCAAACAGCCCAAAAAGAGCTCCAATACAG CACCAGCCTCCCAGAAAGCAGCTCCACCACCGGGTGCTCCTGCAGTGTTATTGGCCACAGCAGTCCAAGCCTTCAGATA tattaacGGACAGTATGTGAAGCAGGGCAAGCTGGGAGCTGCTGTACTGGGCAACCACACAACAAAAGAG TACAAGCTACTTCTGTACTTGAGCCAGCAGAAACAAGTGACCGCTGCCAAGATTCACGTGGGCTTTGTTTTCACG GTACAGCCAAACAACTACTGCACTTTTTATGACGACCAGAGGCAGAACTGGTCCCTGATGTTTGAATCAGAGAAAGCCTCATCAGACTTCTGCAAAGAG GTATGTTTAGCGAAAGCGAACAGCGCGGCCTCCTTGGATACTGTGGTGATTCAGGATCTGAATCTCGGTGAGGGCCAGGCGGTGGAGAATGGAGACTCTCTGGAGGTGGTGTACACAGGCTGGCTCCTGCAGAACCACGCCATCGGACAG ATGTTTGACTCGAACCAGAACAAGGACAAGCTGCTACGACTAAAGGTCGGAGCTGGAAAAGTGATCAAA GGCTGGGAGGAGGGGATGCTGGGGATGAAGAAGGCAGGCAGTCGACTCATTGTCATCCCACCCAACCTAGCTTATGGATCCAAGGGAGTCCCCAACCGTGTCCCGTCCAACAGCACTCTTATTTTTGAAGCAGAGCTTCGACGG GTGAAGTTTTCCAAGGACTCCGGGTCTGATCGGGCCAGTGtctgctccagctccagagaCTCGGCTGCTCCCTCCCCTGCTCCTTCCCCGGCTACCAGTGTGGAGAATCTGACCCCAGAGCCCCCAGTACAGACGGTCGCCTCGGGTCCAGGCATACCAGG ggAGCCACCACTCCGTGCAAAGTCAAACTCACTCAGCGAACAGCTCGCA AATCCGGACGCCACAAAAGCCAAACTGATCTCTCGCATGGCAAAGATGGGTCAGCCCATGCTGCCCTTTCTGACAGGAGTGGCCAGTCAGCCTGAATCCAGTGACTCTGAGCTTGAG GACACGAGTGGCAGCAGAGCGAAGGATCAGCCTGCGGCTCCGTCTCCAGTGCAGATATCCACTGCTGCTCCGGCTTCAGCACACG cacatcctcatcctcacacaGCTCCACCTTCTGCCTTAGTTCCTGTTATGACCTCTGTAGCTCCACAGCCTGGGCTGCCAGGCAGCAGCCATGCCTTTCAG cCTTACCCCTACACACAGACCTCTGTGGCTCCAACTCAGCTGCAGCCTGTTGGCCAGGTCTACCCTGCACAGACTGTCCCGTACGTGG GCTCCAGTGATGTGACTTCCTTCTTGATGACTGAGGCccgacaacacaacacagagattCGGTTATCTGTTggaaaagtagctgataaagTGGATCAACTGGCCTCAAAG atagATGACCTTCAAAGGCAGGGAAGTCTTTCCATGGGCGTGTCGAGTATGTCGATGGAAACCTCCATGATCATGCACAACATCCAAAGAATCGTCCAG gaaaatgaatgtttaaaaaaagaagtgtttgAGAAGAGCTCTCGTATTGAGGAGCAAAACCGTAAGATCGGGGAGCTTATCGACCAAAACCAGAG GCACATGGAGCAGAGTAATCTGCTGCTGGAAAAGAGGAACGACTCCCTCAAGTCCTCCAGTGAACAGAACCAGGCCAGACTACTGCAGGCTGAGCAGGACAAG GTTCGTCTGACGGAGGATCTGGCTTCGTCCACGGCCCGGCTGTCTCAGCTGCAGCTAGAAGCTTCAGTTCACCAGCAGAAGGCCATGGAGCTGCAGAATAAACTGAGCTCAGCACTGCAGGACAGTGAGAGTCACAGTCAACGCATTGCTGCCCAGGAAACACAGCTCGAAG agctgaaggaggcagcagagagaacaCAGGCTCAGTACCgctcagagaaacaaagacgCAAAGAGATGGAGCTGAGGGTCAACAACATGGAGGAGGAACTGCAGGACCTAAAGACTGATAAAGAGCGCCTAGAACGG ACACTTTtggaaaggaagaagaagtggCAGGCTGAGCGTCAGCGTCGGGATGAAGAGGTAGAGGAGCTCCGCAAGAGCAGCCAGCAGGAGCTGGACAACGTCCGAGCTCAACTTCGGAAGGCCAGGACCAGCACTGACAACGCAGCATCTGAGCAG ctgTCTCAGCTGCAGGCGGAGCTGGAGGTGGAGTGGAAGGGGAAGTGTGAGCAGATGTTGGCCTCTGCCAaagagcagcacagcagagagctgGCTGAActaacagagcagagagacgctCTGCAGGACAAACAAACCCAGCTACAGGAAAAG TTTACGGTTCTAAAGCAGGCGAGAGATTTAGAGGAACAGAGTTCACTtcaacacagcagacagactgaagaactGCAGGCCCTTCAGGAAAAA TACACAGCCTTAGAGCGGCAAGGAGCAGCTAACAGGGAGAAGTTGGAAGGAAGAGTGGCTGAACTGGAGAAGAAACTGGCAGAGCAGGAGGGTCCAGGAGACACTGCAGCAGAG GTGAAGCGTGTGATGAACGGAGTGTTTCATTCTCTGCGAGGGGAGTTTGACCTGAGTGAATCTTACAGTGGTCAGGCTGTGCTCGGGGTGATTGTCACAACCATTAAG aatgtAACCCTGCAGCTGCTCAGTGGCACAGACGGATCTTCACTGAGGCCCAttaagaaagaagaggaggaggaggaggaggaggaagaggaagaagaaagtgatgtgaaacaaacagaggagacaCCTCATCAGAATGTACAtgtgaatggagagagagaagtcaaagaggaagaagaacatgTGGCTGAATCAGATTCTCCCCAAGTTTGTGACACCCAGGAGGATCAGGAAGtagcagcagagaaggagaaggagaaggagaaggagaaggagacggagacggagaaggagacggagaaggagacggagaaggagaaggagacggaGACGGAGACAGTAGCAGCGTCAGAGACACAAAGCCAGGTGGACGTGGTAGCGGCCTCTAATCTCCACCTAGATTCATCCGCTGAATCGAAACCTCAAGAGACAGTAGCAGAGTCTGAAGCACAGCAGGAGCAGGCAGTTCCTGTTCCTGAAACCTCTACAGAGGAAAGAGATACCAACAAGTCAGCAGATCCAGATGATGAAGCTGGTGACAGTTCACAACCACAGGATGGAAGAGAGGAAACTGTGATAGAAAGAAAGGCTGCTGTAAGCAGTGAGGTGGACAAGGAGAGTGTAGACAATGGAGAGCAGGTTGGAGAAGTGAATGCTGCTTCTCAGAAAGCCTTTGGACCCCCAGCAAACCCACCTCCACCACCGCATGCAGTTCAGAACAGCTCAAGAGAGGACACGAG TCTGACTGGGGGAATGGGTGTGGAAAATGGAGAGGAGCCATTTTTCCAGAACACAAGTCCCGCCAAACCCCCCGCAGCACCcagcgaggaggaagaggaggatgagctG AGCTTGAAGGGGCACCCCCCTCCTGCCCCTCTGTTTGGTGACGACGAGGACGATGACGATCTGGACTGGCTGAGCTGA